Proteins from a single region of Parasedimentitalea psychrophila:
- a CDS encoding efflux RND transporter periplasmic adaptor subunit, with translation MKPGFKLIFITLPVLAIGVGVLALIVSNRPPPARVILAERATAVRVITTQASQLPPRITGYGLVRPSRVYEAIAQVAGTADYVNPNLEKGEILPAGTVLLRLSQTDFNLGIAQAKANIRAGEAKLAELTVTQLNQIAALDIESRALEIRAREIERIETLTVRGIASAVAMDAAQSSWLLQSQKVQTLINTLSLLPTQQQVQTEQIAVYETSLKSAELDLARTTLTLPFAARVAQTSVEIGQFVRVGQVAAELDGVGSAEIEAQVSISDMLALLRSRQPQAERPKELVPGALSTLLHSLGLNAEVHLRLGEQVLTWPAKVDRISDQIDLKSGTVGVIVRVDSAYTGVRPGTRPPLTKGMFVDVELSAPPLDGIVIPRSALRNGRVFLADADNRLASTPVTTRLMQDEVALITQDLPVGARIVVSFPSPAMEGMLLDVTNDLALEAQLARAGQQP, from the coding sequence ATGAAACCCGGTTTCAAACTGATATTCATCACCCTGCCGGTTCTGGCAATTGGGGTCGGCGTTTTGGCCCTTATCGTCTCGAACCGACCGCCACCCGCGCGCGTTATTCTGGCCGAGCGCGCAACTGCGGTGCGGGTAATAACCACCCAAGCGAGTCAGTTGCCGCCGCGCATCACTGGCTACGGGTTAGTGCGGCCCAGTCGTGTTTACGAAGCCATCGCACAGGTTGCCGGCACTGCTGATTATGTGAACCCCAACCTTGAAAAAGGCGAAATTCTGCCCGCTGGCACAGTGCTGCTGCGTCTGTCGCAGACTGATTTCAATCTGGGCATTGCTCAGGCCAAAGCCAACATTCGGGCTGGTGAAGCCAAATTGGCCGAACTCACGGTCACGCAATTGAACCAGATTGCGGCGCTGGACATTGAATCCCGGGCACTGGAAATCAGGGCGCGAGAGATTGAACGGATAGAGACGCTGACCGTCAGAGGCATTGCCAGCGCGGTGGCAATGGATGCTGCACAATCGTCTTGGCTGCTACAAAGTCAAAAGGTTCAGACCCTTATAAATACGCTCTCGCTGTTACCCACCCAGCAGCAGGTGCAAACCGAACAGATTGCCGTTTATGAGACCAGCCTGAAATCCGCCGAACTGGATCTGGCCCGGACCACTCTGACCCTGCCCTTTGCGGCCCGGGTGGCACAGACTTCTGTCGAGATCGGGCAATTTGTCCGTGTTGGTCAGGTTGCCGCCGAGTTAGATGGGGTGGGTTCAGCCGAAATCGAGGCTCAGGTCTCGATCAGTGATATGCTGGCCCTGCTGCGATCCCGTCAGCCGCAGGCAGAAAGGCCAAAAGAATTAGTCCCCGGCGCTCTGTCCACCCTGTTGCACAGCCTTGGTCTGAATGCAGAAGTGCATTTACGGCTCGGTGAACAGGTTTTGACCTGGCCCGCCAAAGTGGACCGCATCAGTGACCAGATCGACCTGAAATCCGGCACCGTTGGGGTGATTGTACGTGTTGATAGCGCCTATACCGGTGTAAGGCCAGGCACCCGCCCGCCCCTGACCAAAGGCATGTTTGTCGATGTAGAGCTGAGCGCACCGCCGCTTGACGGCATTGTTATCCCCCGCAGCGCCCTGCGGAATGGCAGGGTATTTCTGGCCGATGCCGACAACCGTCTAGCCTCGACCCCGGTAACCACACGGCTGATGCAGGACGAGGTTGCACTGATCACCCAGGACCTGCCTGTCGGCGCCCGCATCGTGGTGAGCTTTCCCTCGCCTGCAATGGAGGGCATGTTGCTTGATGTGACCAACGATCTGGCCCTGGAGGCACAGCTGGCCCGCGCGGGACAACAGCCATGA
- a CDS encoding M10 family metallopeptidase C-terminal domain-containing protein, translated as MSLPTYLGEDFFTVVGIPPTDTEGGDDVLKGKGGDDKLIGGEGSDVLKGGKGADCLKGDSGRDKLYAGKDSDTDIFIFCKTSDSMIGKGNRDEVYQFDSGEDLIDLYWIDANSTMLGDQEFDFSEDGPAANSVWVKDIGKHLLVRGDVDGDSQHDFEIQIRRTANLTQNELIL; from the coding sequence TTGTCTCTGCCCACCTATCTGGGCGAAGACTTCTTCACGGTGGTCGGGATCCCACCCACGGACACTGAAGGCGGCGACGACGTTCTGAAAGGAAAGGGCGGTGACGACAAGCTCATTGGGGGAGAGGGAAGTGATGTTCTCAAAGGCGGCAAGGGTGCAGATTGCCTGAAGGGGGACTCAGGTAGGGATAAGCTCTACGCAGGCAAGGACTCCGACACCGACATATTCATTTTCTGTAAGACTTCTGATAGCATGATTGGTAAGGGAAACCGCGACGAGGTCTACCAGTTTGACAGCGGAGAAGACCTCATCGATCTTTATTGGATCGACGCCAATAGCACTATGTTGGGTGACCAAGAGTTTGACTTCAGCGAAGATGGCCCAGCAGCAAACTCAGTTTGGGTCAAGGACATCGGGAAGCACCTGCTTGTCCGGGGTGATGTCGATGGTGACAGTCAGCATGATTTCGAAATCCAGATTAGGAGAACGGCTAACCTAACCCAAAACGAACTCATCTTATGA
- a CDS encoding type III PLP-dependent enzyme domain-containing protein: protein MTKFLIERSNETRVDGKSRGIPADCDAFALKDAGRFGWSVPDEDLCLPVLTVCEPTLQKNLAVMDQYAREQDVWLCPHGKTMMSPQLLAHVLAGERTLGLSAATVAQARMMAECGAPVVLLANQLVGRSNIRSFAHLMAQFPATRFLMLVDSVAGLDQLVAHGASHIEKGQHFTILVEVGFQGARTGIQSMTGVDTVLQAVAAQQSAQAPVQLCGLQAYEGAIGGSHDERKARVADYLDFAVSAFNRICDSGLMPADQVPVFTAGGSSSFDFVVSACKATSFQRQPQIWLRGGVAATYDHLAYKERLAEMDARGGFVLNGKAVSAETRFQPAMAIWAAVQSLPEPGIAILAAGMRDFPYDAGLPVVLAQYRDGQQIADLSEQEDRLRLTRANDQHAFLKPAAGMDLRIGDVLKLGISHPCTAFDKWRFVFCVDAQDRVTNMAETFF from the coding sequence ATGACCAAATTTCTTATTGAGCGATCCAATGAAACACGGGTGGATGGAAAATCGCGGGGCATCCCGGCAGACTGTGATGCCTTTGCGCTAAAGGATGCAGGACGCTTTGGCTGGTCGGTACCGGATGAAGACCTGTGCCTGCCGGTTTTGACGGTCTGTGAACCGACCCTGCAGAAAAATCTGGCTGTGATGGATCAATATGCACGGGAACAGGATGTCTGGCTCTGCCCGCATGGCAAAACCATGATGTCGCCGCAGCTTTTGGCGCATGTCTTGGCCGGAGAGCGCACCCTTGGTCTGTCTGCCGCGACAGTCGCCCAAGCGCGGATGATGGCTGAATGCGGCGCACCGGTTGTGCTGCTGGCCAACCAGCTGGTCGGACGCAGCAATATCCGCAGCTTTGCCCATCTGATGGCACAGTTTCCGGCCACCCGTTTTCTGATGCTGGTCGATTCTGTGGCCGGGTTGGATCAACTGGTGGCGCATGGGGCGTCTCATATTGAAAAGGGACAGCACTTTACCATTCTGGTCGAGGTTGGATTTCAAGGCGCGCGCACCGGCATTCAATCGATGACGGGTGTCGACACAGTTCTACAGGCCGTGGCGGCACAGCAGTCGGCGCAGGCACCAGTGCAACTGTGTGGTTTGCAGGCCTATGAAGGCGCAATTGGCGGCAGCCATGACGAGCGCAAAGCGCGGGTGGCGGACTACCTCGACTTTGCGGTCAGTGCCTTTAACCGGATTTGCGACAGTGGATTGATGCCTGCGGATCAGGTGCCGGTATTCACTGCCGGCGGGTCTTCGAGTTTTGATTTTGTTGTCAGCGCCTGCAAGGCGACGTCGTTTCAGCGCCAACCGCAAATCTGGTTGCGGGGCGGTGTGGCCGCGACCTATGACCATCTCGCCTATAAAGAGCGGTTGGCGGAAATGGATGCACGGGGCGGGTTTGTTCTAAACGGGAAAGCCGTCTCGGCAGAGACCCGTTTTCAGCCCGCTATGGCGATCTGGGCTGCGGTGCAATCACTGCCAGAGCCGGGCATTGCCATTCTGGCCGCTGGCATGCGGGATTTCCCCTATGACGCAGGGTTGCCGGTGGTTCTTGCCCAGTATCGAGACGGCCAGCAGATCGCAGATCTTTCGGAGCAGGAAGACAGATTAAGGCTGACACGGGCCAATGACCAACACGCGTTTCTGAAACCGGCGGCTGGGATGGATCTTCGGATCGGGGATGTTCTGAAACTTGGGATTTCGCATCCCTGCACAGCCTTTGACAAATGGCGCTTTGTTTTCTGTGTCGATGCGCAGGACCGGGTAACAAATATGGCTGAAACCTTTTTCTAA
- a CDS encoding SMP-30/gluconolactonase/LRE family protein yields the protein MYQVEILQAANATLGEGPLWDARLNVLYWGDLKQNRIFRFDPVTKTQTGQWPLPHKFGCLALTTDPHRLAVVTDRGYELFDLRSGALQLLADPEAGLDLNCYNDGKLDPQGRFWVGSLPLSGSRGEEITDPTGNLYSYEYGQEPVTRTTGIFNTNGLCWSPQGDRFYHIDSWLYTVFSYDFDATSGAITNKQELIHFAPEEGGPDGMCIDQDGCLWIAMWDGWGIQKVSPGGKRLEKITLPVQKPTSCIFAGADLDELIITSASCYLDAPALQKGPNAGALLRVRTGTRGLASPHFHLAEMN from the coding sequence ATGTATCAGGTAGAAATTCTGCAGGCCGCAAATGCCACTCTGGGAGAGGGACCACTTTGGGATGCCCGGCTGAACGTCCTGTACTGGGGGGATCTGAAGCAAAATAGGATTTTCCGCTTTGATCCTGTGACAAAGACACAGACCGGGCAATGGCCCCTGCCCCATAAATTTGGCTGTCTGGCGCTGACCACGGATCCCCATCGTCTTGCGGTGGTGACCGACCGCGGATACGAACTGTTTGACCTGCGCAGTGGTGCCCTTCAGCTTCTGGCCGACCCCGAGGCCGGTCTGGATCTCAACTGCTACAACGACGGGAAACTTGATCCTCAGGGGCGGTTCTGGGTCGGATCACTGCCGCTTTCGGGTAGCCGGGGCGAGGAGATCACCGATCCAACAGGTAATCTCTACTCTTATGAATATGGGCAAGAACCCGTCACTCGGACCACCGGGATTTTTAACACCAACGGTCTGTGCTGGTCGCCGCAGGGTGATAGATTTTATCACATTGATTCATGGCTTTATACAGTGTTCTCCTATGATTTCGATGCAACATCCGGCGCGATAACCAACAAACAAGAATTGATCCACTTTGCCCCGGAGGAAGGCGGCCCGGATGGTATGTGTATTGATCAGGACGGTTGCCTGTGGATTGCAATGTGGGACGGCTGGGGCATTCAGAAAGTCTCGCCCGGCGGCAAGCGGCTAGAGAAAATCACCCTTCCGGTACAAAAACCAACCAGCTGCATTTTTGCCGGCGCAGATCTGGACGAGCTGATCATCACCTCGGCCTCCTGCTATCTGGATGCGCCTGCGCTGCAGAAAGGGCCAAACGCCGGAGCGCTGTTGCGGGTCAGGACGGGCACACGCGGTCTTGCGTCGCCTCATTTTCACTTGGCTGAGATGAATTAG
- a CDS encoding carbohydrate ABC transporter permease has protein sequence MIVQPVTLNSRLLMGARWAVLFIAVVVLNFPILATVLTSFKSTADINAYPPKWLFTPTLDHYYEVLFTGNTNFVSYIWNSVVIASGGTLLAIVLTFPAAYAIARYKTGAAWLLPIVSNLRALPLIIFAIPFYFMYQSVGLLDTKLGLALIACIINIPLALLMLVGFMQDIPAELDEAGRLDGASTLQVLYHIIWPASRPILFAVAILSFIYSWNEFLFGLILATKSAVPVTVGATFFVTSYGVKWGATAAAMMLGVFPPMLLGFFAYPYIGKSMLRGAVKG, from the coding sequence ATGATTGTACAACCGGTAACCCTAAACAGTCGCCTTCTGATGGGTGCACGATGGGCGGTTCTTTTCATCGCGGTTGTGGTGTTGAACTTTCCGATCCTGGCCACGGTGCTGACCTCGTTCAAATCCACCGCTGACATTAACGCTTATCCGCCAAAATGGCTGTTCACGCCGACGCTAGACCACTATTACGAGGTGCTGTTCACCGGAAATACTAACTTTGTATCCTACATCTGGAACTCGGTGGTGATTGCCTCGGGCGGGACGCTACTGGCCATTGTGCTGACTTTTCCGGCGGCCTATGCGATCGCGCGTTACAAGACTGGCGCCGCCTGGCTTTTGCCAATCGTGTCCAACCTGCGGGCGCTGCCACTGATTATCTTCGCGATCCCATTCTATTTTATGTACCAGTCGGTGGGGCTTCTTGACACCAAACTGGGTCTGGCGCTGATTGCCTGTATCATCAATATTCCGCTGGCCTTGCTAATGCTGGTCGGGTTCATGCAGGACATTCCGGCAGAACTGGACGAGGCCGGGCGTCTGGACGGGGCCTCAACCCTGCAGGTGCTGTACCATATCATCTGGCCAGCCTCACGGCCGATCCTGTTTGCGGTGGCTATTCTGTCGTTCATCTATTCCTGGAATGAATTCCTGTTTGGCCTGATCCTAGCCACCAAAAGTGCGGTGCCTGTGACCGTGGGGGCCACTTTCTTTGTCACCTCTTACGGGGTGAAATGGGGAGCGACTGCGGCGGCGATGATGCTGGGTGTATTCCCGCCAATGCTTTTGGGTTTCTTTGCTTATCCCTATATCGGAAAATCCATGCTGCGCGGCGCAGTGAAGGGCTGA
- a CDS encoding RidA family protein, with protein MSIERFQKNPRMSMAVKHAGSLHISGQVPDDFEASIEEQTRQVLAKIDALLTEAGSDRSRLVSINVYLPMIMDFDAMNSIYDAWIDPENQPARACVEARLAHPSLRVEMSAIAAVE; from the coding sequence ATGAGCATTGAAAGATTTCAGAAAAACCCGCGCATGAGCATGGCAGTAAAACACGCCGGAAGCCTGCATATCTCCGGTCAGGTACCGGATGATTTTGAGGCGTCAATCGAAGAACAGACCCGTCAGGTTCTGGCCAAGATTGACGCGCTTCTGACCGAGGCAGGCTCCGATCGCAGCCGTCTGGTTTCGATCAACGTCTACCTGCCGATGATTATGGATTTTGACGCCATGAACAGCATCTATGACGCCTGGATTGACCCAGAAAACCAACCGGCGCGGGCCTGTGTCGAGGCGCGCTTAGCGCATCCCTCCTTGCGGGTTGAAATGTCAGCGATTGCCGCTGTGGAGTGA
- a CDS encoding TetR/AcrR family transcriptional regulator codes for MMTNKRSRKSTGDRKVEILQTALDLAFEAGPGMVSTGMIAQKLGLTQPSIYKHFSSKEDIWIQVANHLTTQIRGNLDRCRAANCSPQDRLKMQVLDHLRLVQKNPALPEIMVLRELHKDQSVLRQQILQSMSAFHAVLVENVAAAQKSGEFREDIDTDDAASLILGIIQSLVLRMLLSRNPAILLPEGERLLALQLAGFAHIGE; via the coding sequence ATGATGACCAACAAGCGCAGTCGTAAATCAACCGGAGACCGCAAGGTCGAGATCCTGCAGACGGCGTTGGATCTAGCTTTCGAAGCGGGACCTGGCATGGTCAGCACTGGAATGATCGCGCAGAAATTGGGCCTAACTCAGCCGTCTATCTACAAGCACTTTTCCAGCAAAGAAGACATCTGGATACAAGTTGCCAACCATCTGACGACGCAGATACGGGGTAACCTCGACCGTTGCCGCGCTGCCAATTGTTCCCCACAGGATCGCCTAAAGATGCAGGTTCTAGATCACCTCAGACTGGTTCAGAAGAACCCGGCGTTGCCAGAAATTATGGTGCTGCGCGAATTGCACAAGGACCAATCCGTGCTGCGCCAGCAGATCTTGCAAAGCATGAGTGCGTTTCACGCTGTCTTGGTCGAAAACGTGGCCGCAGCGCAAAAGTCGGGTGAATTTAGAGAGGACATCGACACCGACGACGCCGCAAGCCTGATATTGGGGATTATCCAGAGCTTGGTGCTCAGGATGCTGCTCAGCCGCAACCCGGCCATTCTACTACCCGAGGGCGAGCGCCTGCTGGCCCTACAATTAGCGGGTTTTGCCCACATCGGAGAGTGA
- a CDS encoding MFS transporter, whose translation MNLRYPARNRIKMRVFTSKPKTAILTTCTTHIVQDGMSATIYALLPILAQAFGLSYAQVGVLKGLKGLSQAVLEISSGWMSERIGERRLIVVGLALSGAGYLLLSIAPSALLVAICLLIIGAGTAFHHAPSSALIANNCPSATRSSALGLFNASGDVGKLAFTGCFSFAIGAGLAWHQISILYGMVAVFAAVGIAISIGASSLMRHTETREEPDTINQPDITGWGILNWRSYGILLIVSSIDAMVQTSGLVFVAFLMLAKGLSLPVATGATVLLLAGGIFGKAGCGYLADRIGVSTAFAIIQTLTAVGLIAVVVAPTPLAFALLVPLGAVMQGTSSITYGFAADLIDHRRMARGYALLYSSGTFASAVGPLGIGIVADKFGIETAFYIVAVLAMLAVPPIFALRAESTTPRKDHPIRNG comes from the coding sequence TTGAACTTAAGATATCCTGCGCGCAATCGAATTAAGATGCGCGTCTTCACGTCAAAGCCCAAAACCGCTATATTAACCACTTGCACAACTCACATCGTCCAGGACGGTATGTCGGCGACCATATATGCCTTGTTGCCAATTTTGGCTCAGGCATTCGGGCTCAGTTACGCGCAGGTCGGCGTGCTCAAGGGCCTTAAGGGCTTATCGCAGGCAGTGCTTGAGATAAGCTCGGGTTGGATGAGCGAACGGATCGGTGAGCGTCGGTTGATTGTCGTGGGATTGGCGCTGTCGGGAGCAGGTTATCTCCTCCTCTCAATCGCTCCGAGTGCATTATTGGTGGCAATTTGTTTGCTGATTATTGGGGCCGGTACGGCGTTTCACCATGCGCCCTCTTCGGCTTTAATTGCCAACAATTGCCCATCCGCTACACGCAGCAGTGCGCTCGGACTCTTCAATGCTTCCGGGGATGTCGGGAAACTCGCCTTCACAGGCTGTTTCAGCTTTGCGATCGGTGCTGGGCTCGCTTGGCATCAGATCAGCATCTTGTACGGAATGGTCGCCGTATTTGCCGCTGTCGGAATTGCCATTTCCATAGGCGCGTCCTCTCTTATGCGGCATACAGAAACGCGTGAGGAACCCGACACTATCAACCAGCCTGATATAACCGGGTGGGGCATTCTCAACTGGCGCTCTTATGGCATTTTGCTGATTGTCAGCAGCATCGACGCCATGGTTCAAACATCCGGACTGGTTTTTGTAGCCTTTCTGATGCTTGCTAAGGGGTTATCTTTGCCTGTCGCTACTGGAGCAACGGTGCTGCTTCTCGCGGGTGGAATTTTTGGCAAAGCTGGATGTGGATACCTTGCTGACCGAATAGGCGTGAGCACCGCCTTCGCTATTATCCAGACCTTAACCGCGGTGGGATTGATTGCTGTTGTTGTTGCTCCAACCCCGCTCGCCTTTGCGTTGCTCGTGCCTCTCGGTGCAGTGATGCAGGGGACTTCATCCATAACATACGGCTTTGCTGCAGACCTGATTGATCATCGTCGGATGGCACGGGGCTACGCGCTTCTATATTCGTCTGGCACGTTTGCGTCCGCCGTTGGGCCGCTGGGAATAGGCATAGTTGCTGACAAGTTCGGAATTGAAACCGCGTTTTACATTGTCGCGGTCTTAGCAATGCTAGCCGTACCGCCCATATTTGCCCTACGTGCAGAATCGACCACCCCGAGAAAAGACCATCCCATACGCAACGGGTAA
- a CDS encoding extracellular solute-binding protein, whose product MKNILMSGMAALLASTTLVSADITILAWPGGDPEKAMRAVVESYNETQGVEDGSQASLIYFSRQGFKEKMLADAAAGSTEFDLMVTSTYDIGRYAPFMSPIDEIIDEEIYKVFPENAIETQKFNGKVYGIPNDLSLHFLYYRDDFIDQLMTDPEWIAKYEQITEERMGKKMSPKAPGEWTWDDYIATSLYFTKSINSDSPTRYGTVLQMKNLLFNMMIWQSTVASNGGDWRDGDGKVTISTDAFRRGLDIFKIITDNKATPGASSSYEYGDANAAFGSGQVAFMVQWNAAVSELNDPEQNPAVAGKFSLAKQPAGAQGSKTHFHSLGLGVSAASENKADALKFLRWLGTNTEANTMYAKLGGSPPVVDSIMAAVAEDRPDMPLMGEHAAKYGFVMNGGASDQALRIYEVMAENFTGYWAGQMSEDEAIANVEAAIQSAFDG is encoded by the coding sequence ATGAAAAACATTCTAATGTCCGGCATGGCAGCGCTGCTTGCCTCAACAACATTGGTAAGCGCAGATATTACTATTTTGGCTTGGCCGGGCGGAGATCCGGAAAAAGCCATGCGCGCCGTGGTGGAAAGCTATAACGAAACCCAGGGTGTTGAGGACGGCAGCCAGGCGTCGCTGATCTATTTCTCGCGCCAGGGTTTCAAGGAAAAAATGCTGGCTGATGCCGCCGCTGGATCAACAGAATTCGATCTGATGGTGACCTCGACCTATGACATCGGCCGTTATGCGCCCTTCATGTCTCCGATTGATGAAATCATTGACGAAGAAATCTACAAGGTCTTCCCAGAGAATGCGATTGAGACCCAGAAATTTAACGGCAAGGTCTATGGCATTCCCAATGATCTAAGCCTGCACTTTCTCTATTACCGCGATGACTTTATCGATCAGCTGATGACCGACCCAGAGTGGATCGCCAAATACGAGCAGATCACCGAAGAGCGCATGGGCAAGAAAATGTCTCCCAAGGCACCGGGAGAGTGGACCTGGGACGATTATATCGCCACCTCGCTGTACTTTACCAAATCCATCAACTCGGACAGCCCAACCCGTTATGGCACCGTGCTTCAGATGAAGAACCTGCTGTTCAACATGATGATCTGGCAGTCGACAGTGGCCAGCAATGGCGGCGACTGGCGTGATGGCGATGGCAAGGTGACAATCAGCACCGACGCTTTCCGTCGTGGGCTGGATATCTTCAAGATCATCACTGACAACAAGGCAACACCTGGCGCCTCCTCCAGCTATGAATATGGCGACGCCAACGCGGCCTTTGGCTCGGGGCAGGTTGCATTCATGGTGCAATGGAACGCTGCGGTGTCCGAGCTGAACGACCCGGAACAGAACCCGGCGGTTGCGGGCAAATTCAGTCTCGCCAAACAGCCTGCTGGCGCACAGGGTTCCAAAACCCACTTCCACAGCCTTGGTCTGGGTGTCAGCGCTGCATCCGAGAACAAAGCGGATGCGTTGAAATTCCTGCGCTGGCTTGGCACCAACACCGAAGCCAACACCATGTACGCCAAGCTGGGTGGCTCGCCACCTGTGGTGGACAGCATCATGGCCGCCGTGGCAGAAGACCGCCCCGACATGCCCTTGATGGGCGAACATGCCGCCAAATACGGTTTTGTCATGAATGGCGGCGCCAGCGATCAAGCGCTGCGTATCTATGAGGTGATGGCCGAAAACTTCACTGGCTATTGGGCCGGACAAATGAGCGAAGACGAAGCCATTGCCAATGTCGAAGCGGCGATCCAGTCGGCTTTTGACGGCTGA
- a CDS encoding carbohydrate ABC transporter permease produces the protein MENTNTLKRDGGWLLSGLCIFLAVMLGFPALTNIWYSVSDVSFADIRNPSFIGLENFTNQIFSTKMWDAMGFSLKFGLICTVLEVSLALMLVFVLHPILTKRPWLTALLMLPMMISPALLGVMYRLVLNEFVGIIPQYLEILGFYVNFLGPENIYSTVVVIEVLQWTPFAFLILLAARQAISPDQEEAAGMDGATPFQLIRLVLLPAMLPSIVIVSFIRFIDSFRVFDHIFVLTGGGPGNLTTSISIYIYKLFFNQNVIGEAVAVSLILLVMSLALMFAAMKLILRGN, from the coding sequence ATGGAAAATACCAACACGTTAAAAAGGGACGGCGGCTGGTTGCTGTCTGGTCTCTGCATTTTCCTTGCAGTCATGCTGGGTTTTCCGGCGCTGACCAATATCTGGTATTCGGTCTCTGACGTCTCGTTTGCCGATATCCGCAACCCGTCCTTCATCGGGTTGGAAAATTTCACCAATCAGATTTTCTCGACGAAAATGTGGGACGCGATGGGGTTTTCGCTGAAATTCGGGTTGATCTGTACCGTGCTTGAAGTGTCGCTGGCGCTGATGCTGGTGTTTGTCTTGCACCCGATCCTGACCAAACGGCCCTGGCTGACCGCCCTGCTGATGTTGCCAATGATGATTTCGCCCGCACTGCTGGGGGTCATGTACCGGCTAGTGCTGAATGAATTTGTCGGCATTATCCCACAATATCTTGAAATTCTTGGATTCTATGTGAACTTCCTCGGTCCGGAAAATATCTACAGTACGGTCGTGGTGATCGAGGTGCTGCAATGGACCCCCTTTGCCTTTCTTATTCTGCTGGCCGCGCGTCAGGCGATTTCACCGGATCAGGAGGAGGCAGCCGGGATGGATGGCGCCACTCCGTTTCAGCTGATCCGCCTTGTGTTGCTGCCTGCTATGCTGCCGTCGATTGTCATCGTATCCTTTATCCGGTTCATCGACAGCTTTCGGGTGTTTGACCATATTTTTGTGCTGACAGGCGGCGGCCCCGGCAACCTGACCACCTCAATCTCGATCTATATCTACAAGCTGTTTTTCAATCAGAATGTCATCGGTGAGGCAGTGGCGGTGTCGCTGATCCTGCTGGTGATGTCACTGGCGCTGATGTTTGCGGCGATGAAACTTATCCTGAGGGGCAATTAA